Below is a genomic region from Bacillus thermozeamaize.
GGATACGGGTGAGGCCCGCCGACGGAACCCAGCACATAAAACGCCTCTTCCACGTGGGCCACCCAGTACCGGATGGCCTCATTCATCGCGTCTTTCAGGGTGCGGCTGCCGGATGTGACCGGGATGACTTCCGCACCCAACAAGTTCATCCGGAACACATTTAACGCTTGCCGCTTCGTGTCCTCTTCGCCCATGAACACCTTGCATTCCATCCCGAGCAATGCGGCGACGGTCGCCGTAGCCACACCATGCTGCCCGGCGCCGGTCTCTGCCAGCAATTTCCGCTTGCCCATCCGCTGGGCCAGCAACGCCTGTCCCAGCGTGTTGTTGATCTTGTGGGCGCCGGTGTGGTTGAGGTCTTCCCGCTTCAAGTAAATTTGTGCCCCGCCCAGATGCTGGCTGAGGCGACGGGCATAGGTCAGCGGTGTCGGACGACCGGAATAAAGGCGCCGCAGCTCATCCAGCGCGCGGTGAAACGCCGGATCGGACATCGCGTCCAGATAAGCCTCTTCCAACTGGTGCAAGGCCATCATCAATGTCTCCGGCACGTATTGGCCGCCGTATCTTCCAAACCTGCCTCGGGCAGCCGGTTCAGTTGGTTGCGTCATGCATTCTCACCTTTTCTACAAACTGAGCAATCTTATGGATGTCTTTGCTGCCGTTGGTCTCCACTCCGCTCGATACGTCTACGCCGTAAGGACGGTACATCCGCAACAAATCCCCGACATTCTCCGGGTTCAAGCCGCCGGCAATCCAATAAGGGGTTTCTCCGATCAGAAATTGAATCTGCGGAATCAGGTCCCAGGAAAACCGCCTCCCGGTTCCACCGCTCTGCGACGGATGAAATGTGTCAAAAAGAAAACCGTCGACGGTCCCCTTGTATCTGGAAATATCCGCCTCCAGCTCAGAAAGGTTTTTGACCGGCAACGCTTTAATCACTTTCACCCTGTACCGGCAAGACAGTTCCGCGCAAAACGCCGGAGCTTCTTGGCCATGAAGCTGGAGATGGGTCAGAGGCACTTCAGCCAGGATGGCATCCAGCTCATCACGCGTCGGGTTGACAAAGACGCCCACCTTGCCCATCGAGGAGGGAACCTCTCTCACCAGCATCCTGGCCTGTTTCAGCGTGACCTGCCGGCGGCTTGCGGCAAAAACAAATCCGATCAGATCGATTGGCAACGCTTGTATAGATTTTAGCACTTCAACGCTTTGCAGTCCACAAATTTTTATCTTTGTCACAGCGCACGCATCAGCTCCCGAATGGCTGCCGCCAGATCCTGTTGGCGCATCAGGTGTTCACCAACCAGCACGGCCCGCACTCCCAGTTCGGAAAGCCAGCGGATATGTTCAGGGGTGGAAATGCCGCTTTCGCTGACCACCAAAATATCATCAGGGATATACGGGAGAAGCCGGGCTGTGGTCGCCAGATCGGTGTGGAAGGTCCGCAAGTCCCGGTTGTTGATGCCGATGATTTTCGGTGCCAGGGGGAGCACCCGCTCCAGTTCTTCCTTGCTGTGGACTTCAATCAGCGCCTGCATCCCCAAACCCTGCGTCAGTTGATAGAGTTCGCTCAGCTGTTCGTCAGACAAAATGGCTGCGATCAAAAGCAGCGCGTCCGCTCCTGCGGCGCGGGCCTGGTATACCTGCAGTTTATCAATGATAAAATCTTTGCGAAAGACCGGGACACTCACCTGCTTCTTGATGGCGGTCAGGTACTGAAGGTCGCCTTGAAAAAATTGCTGATCGGTGAGGACGGAAATCGCGTCGGCTCCTCCCTTTTCATAAGCTTGGGCGACGGCTACGGGATCAAACTCCTGCCGGATGACGCCTTTTGAGGGAGAAGCTTTTTTGACTTCAGCAATCACAGCCATGCGGTGATTGGGATTGCGAAGCGCCGCAATAAAATCAAGGCAGGCGGAAGCCTGCTCGGCCTGCCGCCGCACTTCTGGTTCGATCGCATAGAGTGCCGCCAATTCCTGTTTTTTTGTCTCCACAATCTTATCGAGAATCATCTGCCAAAGCCTCCGTCACTTCTCTAATCTCCTGCAACTTTTGATAGGCGCATCCCGAATCCAGCAATTCTCTGGCCAGTTGAACCCCTTCCTGCCAGGTGCGGGCTTTTCCTGCCACATACAGGGCCGCCCCCGCATTGGCCAACACAATGTCGCGCGGTCCGCCTTGAACCCCTTTAAAAACCTCCACAATGATCCGGGCATTTTCTTCAGGACGGCCGCCGGCGACGCTGCTGATGGGAAAACGGTCCAATCCCAAGTCTTCCGGGGACATCGCGTAGTACCGGATATGGCCATCCTGCAATTCCGCGACATGGGTTTTCGCACTCACGGACACTTCGTCCAGGCCGTCTTCACTGGCCACCACGAGCGCCCTGCGGACACCAAGATTGGCCAGCACTTTCGGCAACGTTTGGAGCAGCCGGGAATCGTAGACGCCCAAGATCTGCGCTTCGGCGCCGGCCGGGTTGGTCAACGGGCCCAGGAGGTTGAACACGGTCCTGATCCGGATCTCTCGTCTGGGCCCGATGGCATGTTTCATCGCCGGGTGAAAATGCGGTGCGAAGAAAAAGGCAAAACCCGTCTGCTCCAGGCATTGACTTACCTTTTGCGGCGGGAGATGGGTCCGAATCCGCAATGCCTCCAACACATCGGCGCTGCCGCTTTGGCCAGAGACCGCACGATTCCCGTGCTTGGCCACTTTGGCTCCCCCGGCAGCGGCCACAATGGCTGCTGCGGTGGAAATGTTAAAGGTGCGGCCTCCGTCACCACCTGTCCCGCAGGTATCCAACAAGCCTTGACGGGCTGCCGGGCGATGCTGAATGCGCTCGCGCATCGCCAACGCAAAGCCGGTCACCTCTTCGACTGTCTCGCCTTTCATCCGCAAGGCTGTGATAAAACTGGAAATTTGCGCTGGCGAAGCTTCGCCATCCATAATCTGCCCCATCACATGGAATGCCTCTTGACATGTCAGCGCCTGCCCTTCCACAACCTTGCGGATCCCGTCGATGATACTGAAAGTTTGAACAAGGCTCATACGTGCACACCCTCCCTGATTTCTTCCGCCATTTGGATAGCCAGAAGCTTCACCGCATCCGTTGCCGGAGGAGATCGAAAACGCGTCTGCAGTCTGGCAAGATCATTATGAAAATCCGGAAATGAAAATCCGGAAAATTCGGCCCGTCGTTCAAAACAAAAAAACCAAAGCCGAAGCTTTGGTTTTGGGTACACACGTGTCCCATCCCTAACGCTCCGCTCAACTCAACTCTTCTCCGCTTGACTCAGACTCGTCTCAGCTCAACTGAAAAAAGGGATGATCGAGGATATTTGAATTCTGTTGGATTTGATCTGCTGGATTTGGTTTTTAGGATAGATGAACAGTCCGCGTCTGTCAAGAGGACGGGGCAACATTTTGGCTCAAATCCGGACGCAGCGTGACCGCGTCGTTTAGAAAAATATGCCGTATCTCTTGTTGCGGCTTGTCGGTATGTGCCAGCAACATCACCCGAATGCATCGGGGGAGTGAACCGGGAACGGGAATCTCCTGGGCGCACATCAGAGGAACCCACTGCCATCCCGGAATTTGGCGGACAGCTTTCGCGGGAAAAGCAGCATTTAAATCTTCCGTCGTCGTCAACCATACTGCGGCAACATCTTCCGCCACCAGTTGGTTTTCCCGGATGAGGGCTTCCATCAAAGTTTTGGTCGCTTCGAGGATCGCCTCCGCCGAATTCTCGGTCACCGTAGTGGCTCCCCTAAACCCGCGCAAGAAAGTCATCTGCTGCTTTCCCCCTCTTGTGCATAGATCTCATCGACCGGGTCACTTAAGCCCTGCGGATTTTCCTCCTGCAATTCCTGCATGGCCTGGATGAGGAGTTCCGGCGGAACCACTTGATCAATCTGGACCTGTCCGATCTTGGTTGGCAGGACCATGTGGATATGGCCATGATGGACTTTTTTATCGTGATAGATGAGCTCCAGAATCTTGTTCAGATCGGCATCTGCAGGAATGCGGACGGGCAACTCAAAACGCATCAGCAGTTCCGTCAGCGCCTCTTCGACGGCCTTCACTTCCGGATTAAGTTTGCCGCCAATTCGCGAGGCCACAACCATGCCGATGGCTACACCTTCCCCGTGCGCCAATCGCCGGTAACCATAGTAGGATTCCAGGGCATGGCCGACCGTGTGGCCAAAGTTGAGCACTTTGCGCAACCCCGCTTCACGCTCATCCTCGGAAACGACATGGGCTTTGATCTGGCAGGAACGGAAAAGCGCATCCTCCAGCAGGTCATTGCGCAACTGGAGCAATAAATGGGCTTGTTCAGAAAGCCATTGGAAAAATTCCGCATCCCAAATCGCGGCGTGTTTGATCACTTCCGCAAACCCTGAAAGAATTTCCCGCTTGGGCAGGGTGCGCAGGGCCTTCAAATCGTAAATGACCATTTTGGGCTGATGGAAGGCGCCGATCATGTTTTTTCCCAGAACGTGGTTGACGGCCACTTTCCCGCCCACACTGCTGTCATGGGCGAGCAACGTCGTCGGCAGCTGGACATAGGCGATGCCACGCATGTAAGTGGCCGCTACAAAGCCGGCCAAATCGCCGACCACGCCTCCTCCCAGCGCGACGATGACGGATTGCCGATCCAGGTCGTATTCGAGGGCCTGGG
It encodes:
- a CDS encoding 3-dehydroquinate synthase; translation: MRQLTVSLGKRSYPILIGESLLKSLGDLFRNAGIDRRRKILVVTDQHVASFYLQTVMEQLQSHGYRVYSSIVPAGEQSKSLKIYEQVITQALEYDLDRQSVIVALGGGVVGDLAGFVAATYMRGIAYVQLPTTLLAHDSSVGGKVAVNHVLGKNMIGAFHQPKMVIYDLKALRTLPKREILSGFAEVIKHAAIWDAEFFQWLSEQAHLLLQLRNDLLEDALFRSCQIKAHVVSEDEREAGLRKVLNFGHTVGHALESYYGYRRLAHGEGVAIGMVVASRIGGKLNPEVKAVEEALTELLMRFELPVRIPADADLNKILELIYHDKKVHHGHIHMVLPTKIGQVQIDQVVPPELLIQAMQELQEENPQGLSDPVDEIYAQEGESSR
- a CDS encoding chorismate mutase, encoding MTFLRGFRGATTVTENSAEAILEATKTLMEALIRENQLVAEDVAAVWLTTTEDLNAAFPAKAVRQIPGWQWVPLMCAQEIPVPGSLPRCIRVMLLAHTDKPQQEIRHIFLNDAVTLRPDLSQNVAPSS
- a CDS encoding tryptophan synthase subunit beta; the protein is MTQPTEPAARGRFGRYGGQYVPETLMMALHQLEEAYLDAMSDPAFHRALDELRRLYSGRPTPLTYARRLSQHLGGAQIYLKREDLNHTGAHKINNTLGQALLAQRMGKRKLLAETGAGQHGVATATVAALLGMECKVFMGEEDTKRQALNVFRMNLLGAEVIPVTSGSRTLKDAMNEAIRYWVAHVEEAFYVLGSVGGPHPYPQMVRDFQRVIGDETKQQCLEQLGRLPDVLVAAVGGGSNAMGLFYPFIEEEAVRLVGVEAAGKGLDSGFHAASLSKGRPGVIHGAFTYLLQDEDGQIQEAHSISAGLDYPGVGPEHAWLMETGRARYTAIRDDEALSALQMLSRLEGIIPALESAHAVAEAIKMAPRMKPTEVLVICLSGRGDKDMATVMQALKEGEHEPH
- a CDS encoding indole-3-glycerol phosphate synthase; amino-acid sequence: MILDKIVETKKQELAALYAIEPEVRRQAEQASACLDFIAALRNPNHRMAVIAEVKKASPSKGVIRQEFDPVAVAQAYEKGGADAISVLTDQQFFQGDLQYLTAIKKQVSVPVFRKDFIIDKLQVYQARAAGADALLLIAAILSDEQLSELYQLTQGLGMQALIEVHSKEELERVLPLAPKIIGINNRDLRTFHTDLATTARLLPYIPDDILVVSESGISTPEHIRWLSELGVRAVLVGEHLMRQQDLAAAIRELMRAL
- a CDS encoding anthranilate phosphoribosyltransferase, which gives rise to MSLVQTFSIIDGIRKVVEGQALTCQEAFHVMGQIMDGEASPAQISSFITALRMKGETVEEVTGFALAMRERIQHRPAARQGLLDTCGTGGDGGRTFNISTAAAIVAAAGGAKVAKHGNRAVSGQSGSADVLEALRIRTHLPPQKVSQCLEQTGFAFFFAPHFHPAMKHAIGPRREIRIRTVFNLLGPLTNPAGAEAQILGVYDSRLLQTLPKVLANLGVRRALVVASEDGLDEVSVSAKTHVAELQDGHIRYYAMSPEDLGLDRFPISSVAGGRPEENARIIVEVFKGVQGGPRDIVLANAGAALYVAGKARTWQEGVQLARELLDSGCAYQKLQEIREVTEALADDSR